One Gavia stellata isolate bGavSte3 chromosome 34, bGavSte3.hap2, whole genome shotgun sequence DNA window includes the following coding sequences:
- the LOC132320258 gene encoding antigen WC1.1-like, producing the protein MSLRLVGGGSRCDGRVEIFQHGTWGRVLDEQWDVQEASVVCRQLQCGEAETAYNPPKAERGTGPVGLRGVRCAGHEANLTLCNTSLPASAPGAGIAEDVGVVCWGSRQVRLVNATGRCAGRVEIYYQGSWGTICDDGWDLSDAAVVCHQLGCGGAVEAVGSAKFGEGSGQIWLDGVNCSGAEATLWDCPAGSWGQHDCGHKEDAGVVCSEFVALRLENSSSCSGRLQVFYNGTWGSVCSNSMTPETWSLACKELGCGDGGYLATPPLYHNFSGPTWLDRVECGERNSSFWQCPSAPWHPQSCDDLRDETHITCNGRRPETPPALGTLCPNSTSCTDREKIRAVGGKNGCSGRVEIWHRGSWGTVCDDSWDMRDAEVACRQLGCGPAVSALNEAAFGEGTGPIWLEQVECRGTEPSLQDCWARPGDSGACRHKEDAAENCSDPTRGRPTGSRSVSLPVIICIILGALLCLLLALLAGQVRSARAGRRGSERAWEPFPEAVYEEIGYSPALEKQARFSGSGSYSEGSLTKLQPYPGDSKEEDGPGSAPDIPVLAGGDPVDGYDDAREASDPGEDPAPGQEGWEMPRAPEEGAGPRGAPGVPTWGGLSSQQSRTFVETIDDKILIQVTEETMRCVLLDLLLTNKEVLFGDLKVKGGLVTMRWGCSDHEMVEFRILRGGWKVP; encoded by the exons ATGTCCCTGCGGCTGGTGGGTGGAGGGAGCCGGTGCGACGGACGAGTGGAGATCTTCCAGCACGGGACGTGGGGCAGAGTCCTGGATGAGCAGTGGGACGTGCAGGAGGCCAGCGTGGTGTGCCGGCAACTGCAGTGCGGAGAGGCAGAGACAGCCTACAATCCCCCGAAGGCTGAGAGAGGGACGGGTCCCGTGGGGCTGCGAGGGGTCCGGTGTGCAGGGCACGAGGCCAACCTGACCCTCTGCAACACCTCCCTGCCTGCGAGTGCACCAGGAGCAGGGATTGCAGAGGACGTGGGGGTCGTTTGCTGGG GGAGCCGGCAGGTCCGGCTGGTGAATGCAACTGGGCGCTGTGCGGGAAGAGTGGAGATCTACtaccagggcagctgggggaccATCTGTGATGATGGCTGGGACCTGTCTGATGCCGCAGTCGTTTGCCACCAGCTGGGCTGCGGAGGGGCGGTGGAGGCAGTTGGCTCTGCTAAGTTCGGGGAAGGCTCTGGTCAGATCTGGCTGGATGGTGTGAACTGCTCCGGGGCCGAAGCTACCCTCTGGGACTGCCCGGCAGGGTCCTGGGGGCAGCACGACTGCGGGCACAAGGAGGACGCAGGAGTCGTCTGCTCag AGTTTGTGGCCCTGAGGttggagaacagcagcagctgctccggGCGCCTGCAGGTTTTCTACAACGGGACGTGGGGGAGCGTTTGCTCCAACTCAATGACTCCCGAAACTTGGTCGCTGGCATGCAAAGAGTTGGGCTGCGGGGATGGAGGGTACCTGGCTACACCCCCGCTCTACCACAACTTCTCTGGTCCCACCTGGTTGGATCGTGTGGAGTGtggggagagaaacagctcctTCTGGCAATGTCCCTCCGCTCCCTGGCACCCGCAGTCATGCGATGACCTGCGAGATGAGACCCACATCACCTGCAATG GGAGACGGCCAGAAACACCCCCGGCCCTAGGGACCCTGTGCCCAAACTCCACAAGCTGCACAG ACAGGGAGAAGATTCGTGCCGTGGGAGGCAAGAACGGCTGCTCAGGCAGAGTGGAGATCTGGCACCGCGGCTCCTGGGGGACGGTGTGCGACGACTCCTGGGACATGCGGGATGCCGAGGTGgcatgcaggcagctgggctgtggcccCGCAGTGTCTGCTCTGAATGAGGCTGCatttggggaggggacaggccccatctggctggagcaggtggagtGCCGGGGGACAGAGCCGTCTCTGCAGGACTGCTGGGCCCGGCCTGGGGACAGCGGTGCCTGCCGGCATAAGGAGGATGCTGCTGAGAACTGCTCAG ATCCCACGCGGGGCCGTCCGACCGGCAGCAGGAGTGTCTCATTGCCCGTCATCATCTGCATCATCCTGGGagcccttctctgcctgctcctggccctCCTGGCAGGGCAAGTGCGAAGCGCCAGGGCTGGGCGCAGAG GCTCCGAGAGAGCTTGGGAGCCCTTCCCTGAGGCCGTCTATGAGGAGATTGGTTACAGCCCAGCTTTGGAGAAGCAGGCAAGGTTCAGCGGCTCAG GCTCCTATTCAGAGGGGTCCCTGACCAAGCTGCAGCCCTAccctggggacagcaaggaggaggatggtCCAGGGTCAGCACCAG ACATCCCTGTCCTGGCTGGAGGTGACCCAGTGGATGGCTACGATGATGCCAGGGAGGCTTCTGACCCTGGGGAGGATCCTGCCCCTGGGCAGGAAGGCTGGGAAATGCCCAGGGCAccagaggagggagcagggcccAGGGGTGCACCTGGAG TACCCACCTGGGGTGGCTTGAGTTCGCAG caATCCAGGACGTTTGTGGAGACCATTGATGATAAAATCCTCATCCAAGTGACAGAGGAGACAATGAGATGTGTTTTGCTGGACCTTCtcctcaccaacaaggaggTGCTTTTTGGGGATCTGAAGGTCAAAGGTGGCCTTGTGACCATGAGATGGGGCTGTAGTGACCACGAGATGGTGGAGTTTAGGATCCTGAGGGGAGGGTGGAAGGTCCCTTAG
- the LOC132320259 gene encoding olfactory receptor 5AP2-like, translating into MDFVLLGIRDVPMLQSLLFLLLLMIYSVTMVGNILIVVLVVADRHLHTPMYFFLGHLSSLETCYSSTILPQLLASFLTGDSSISAHGCMAQFYFFGSFLTTECYLLTAMSYDRYLAICQPLLYASLMTWKVSLHLAAASWLGGSLLLVVVTVLLSQLQFCGPKAIDNFFCDFTALLELACSDTRAITIVSFIFGIFDVVFPFLFTLASYICIIAAILRIPSSTGRQKAFSTCSSHLTLVTIFYGTLFVVYMLPRTAPLRHLNKAFSFFYTVLTPLVNPFIYSLQNREVREAIRKVLRKALPCTQSSHYLGDTGKRHF; encoded by the coding sequence ATGGATTTTGTGCTGCTGGGAATACGTGATGTCCCCATGCTCCAGAGcctgctctttctcctcttgcttATGATCTACTCAGTCACCATGGTTGGGAACATCCTCATCGTTGTGCTGGTGGTGGCTGACCGGCATCtgcacacccccatgtacttcttcctgggCCATCTGTCCTCCTTGGAGACCTGCTACAGCTCCAccatcctgccccagctgctggccagctTCCTGACTGGGGACAGCAGTATCTCTGCTCACGGCTGCATGGCTCAGTTCTACTTCTTTGGTTCCTTTTTGACTACTGAGTGTTACCTGCTGACGGCCATGTCCTACGATCGGTACTTGGCCATATGCCAGCCCTTGCTCTATGCAAGCCTCATGACCTGGAAGGTCTCTCTACACCTGGCAGCTGCATCTTGGCTGGGGGGTTCACTGCTGCTGGTGGTAGTCACAGTCTTATTATCCCAGTTGCAGTTCTGTGGTCCCAAGGCCATTGACAacttcttctgtgattttaccGCATTGCTGGAGCTTGCCTGCAGCGACACCAGAGCAATCACAattgtttctttcatatttgGTATCTTCGATGtagtttttcccttcctgttcaCACTGGCCTCCTACATTTGCATCATAGCTGCCATCCTGAGGATCCCATCCAGCACTGGCAGGCAGAAGGCCTTCTCCACTTGCTCCTCTCACCTCACTCTTGTCACCATTTTCTATGGCACCCTTTTTGTTGTCTATATGCTGCCCAGAACAGCCCCCCTGAGACACCTCAACaaagctttctcctttttctacactGTCCTAACACCCCTGGTCAATCCCTTCATCTACAGCCTGCAGAACAGGGAGGTCAGGGAGGCCATCAGGAAGGTGCTCAGGAAAGCCCTGCCTTGCACCCAGAGCTCACACTACCTTGGTGACACAGGCAAAAGACACTTCTAG